Proteins from a single region of Centropristis striata isolate RG_2023a ecotype Rhode Island chromosome 9, C.striata_1.0, whole genome shotgun sequence:
- the LOC131977223 gene encoding cytochrome P450 2J6-like: MDSIFSVFGNFVNWDVRSLLLFTAIFILIADYLKNRRPKSFPPGPRAFPIVGNIFTVDHNRLHESMTQLAGRYGDVYSMRMGQKWMVVLNRFEVLKEALVTQGDSLVDRPYQAIIDDVTHGQGVVFSNGNIWKQQRRFALSTLKYFGFGKKSLEPVILDEFTYCAKDFKSYKGKPLNPHLIVSNAISNIICSLVFGHRFDYGDESFLKLMRLFSEALEIEGSIWAQLYNAFPLLMRRLPGPHQTFLHIWKDVTDFIRVELKEHKQNWDSSDQRDYIDCYLNEINTNKGQADSTFDEENLIVCVMNLFLAGSETTSTTLRWAFLYMAKYPEIQEKVQAEIDSVIGQSRQPSMEDRANLPYTDAVIHEIQRMGNIVPLSLPHITNRDIQLGGYTIPKGVTIIPNLTSVLFDKTEWETPDTFNPGHFLNKEGKFVKRAAFIPFSAGKRLCLGESLAKMELFLFFTSFMQQFTFSMPAGVKPVMDFDFGITLAPCQYEICATSRLE; the protein is encoded by the exons ATGGATTCAATCTTCTCTGTATTTGGAAATTTTGTGAACTGGGATGTCAGAAGTCTGCTGCTCTTCACCGCAATTTTCATCCTCATTGCAGATTATCTAAAGAACCGGCGGCCAAAAAGCTTCCCTCCAGGACCCCGGGCATTTCCTATTGTGGGCAACATATTCACTGTGGATCACAACAGGCTCCATGAGAGTATGACACAG TTAGCAGGAAGATATGGAGACGTGTACAGCATGCGAATGGGTCAGAAATGGATGGTGGTGTTAAACCGGTTTGAGGTTCTCAAAGAAGCTCTGGTAACTCAGGGAGACAGCCTGGTGGACCGTCCATACCAAGCTATAATTGACGACGTAACTCATGGACAAG GTGTCGTTTTCAGTAATGGGAACATATGGAAGCAGCAGAGGCGTTTTGCACTTtcaacactcaaatattttGGATTTGGCAAGAAGTCTCTTGAACCTGTCATCTTGGATGAATTTACATATTGTGCAAAAGACTTCAAAAGCTATAAAG GTAAACCACTGAATCCACACCTCATCGTCAGCAACGCTATCTCCAACATTATCTGCTCCCTGGTTTTTGGTCATCGCTTTGATTATGGTGATGAGTCATTCCTGAAACTGATGAGGTTGTTTAGTGAAGCACTCGAAATTGAAGGATCCATTTGGGCACAG CTTTACAACGCATTCCCTCTGCTGATGAGACGTCTGCCAGGACCACATCAGACATTCCTGCACATCTGGAAAGATGTAACGGACTTCATACGAGTTGAGCTCAAGGAGCACAAACAGAACTGGGATTCCTCAGACCAAAGAGACTACATCGACTGCTACCTGAATGAGATTAACACG AACAAGGGACAGGCTGACAGCACTTTTGATGAAGAAAACCTGATTGTATGTGTCATGAATCTGTTTCTGGCTGGCTCTGAGACCACATCCACCACCCTGCGCTGGGCTTTCCTCTACATGGCAAAGTACCCCGAGATCCAGG AAAAGGTCCAGGCTGAGATAGACAGTGTGATTGGACAGTCCAGACAGCCGTCCATGGAAGATCGCGCAAACCTGCCCTACACTGATGCTGTTATACATGAGATCCAGAGGATGGGCAACATAGTTCCCCTCAGCCTGCCTCATATTACCAACAGGGACATCCAGCTGGGAGGCTACACCATCCCAAAG GGAGTTACAATAATCCCCAATCTGACCTCGGTGCTGTTTGACAAGACTGAGTGGGAGACGCCCGACACCTTTAACCCAGGACACTTTCTGAACAAGGAGGGCAAGTTTGTGAAGCGAGCTGCTTTCATCCCGTTCTCTGCTG gtaaGCGATTGTGTCTCGGTGAGAGCCTGGCCAAGATGGAGCTTTTCCTCTTCTTCACCTCCTTCATGCAGCAATTCACCTTCTCCATGCCTGCGGGAGTGAAGCCTGTCATGGATTTCGACTTTGGCATCACTCTGGCACCATGTCAATATGAAATATGTGCAACCTCACGCCTAGAGTAG